GCCCCCGTCTCCCCGCCCCCGGCGTCGATTGGCGCCAGCGATAGAGAAACCAGACCGCCGTCAGCCAGACGATCCCCAGGCCAAGGGCGCCCAGCACATCGCTGGGGTAGTGAACCCCCAGGTAGATACGGCTGAACGCGACCAGCGGGATGGCCAGCATGACCAACAGCGCGGACAGACGATGACCCCGTTCCCACAGCAGCAACCCGATGAAGCCGTAAAACGTCGTGGCGGCAAGGGTGTGGCCGCTGGGGAAGCTGTAGCTCCGCTCCAGGGTCAAAGGGGGAAAGACTTCCGGGCGAGGACGAGCAAAGAGGAGTTTCAAGGCTGTGTTGAGAAGGACGCCGCCGCCAAAGCTGGTCCACAAAGCCCAAAAGCGCCACCAGGCGCGGCGGCGCCAGAGGGAGAAGGACACCCCCAGCGCCCCAGCCGCAGCGCCATAGGTCCCCAGTTGGGTGACGCCCAGCATCACCAGGTCCAGCCAGGGAGCGCTGTGTCGGTGTACCGCCAGCATCAGGGGCGCATCCCAGGGAAACACTTCCTGGACCCAGACATCCCCCGCCAGGGTCGCAAAGACGACGGCCGCCACCAGCACACCCAGCAGGGCTGGCAGCCAGGCCCGCCAAAGGAAACGCACCGGTGCGATGGGGTTTTCGGCTTGGGCCGGCAAGCGGGTGGAACGATCAGGACTCATGGTTCAGCCCGGCACCGCCCCACTACAGCGAAATCCCCAGCAGCCCCCGGGTCAACTGGAAGTCCACGTTGCCCAGCCGGTAGAGCCGGGGCGCGTAGCGGCCTGCGGCCACCGCCGCCACCTGCGTCAGGATCGCCCCGGGCCAGCCATCCATCGCGGACGAACTGTCGCCGGCCAGCACCAGATCCAGGTCCTCCTGGAAGCGGGTAGCCACGGCCGGGTCGGCAGTCACCTGCAACACCGGTACCAGGGGATGGGTCTGCACCGGGTGTTCCCCCACGTAGGCCACCATGATCTCCACGCCCGTGGCCCCCAGGCCGGTCAGGGTCTCCACCCAGTGCTCGGTGGGCGTCTCCATGATGTGGAAGCCCGGCACCGCCATGGGCTGGCCGTAGAAGAGGGTGGGCACGGGCGGGTGATCGCCCAGGGTCTCCTCCAGGTAGGCCAGGTGGGAGAGGAGGCCAGCGTTCTGGGGGACCACCACCGAACCGCCGGCGTGGACCACCAGGCGGGTCAGCCGGGCCAGCTGTTGGGCCACCGCTTCTGGCACCGGGCCCATGCTGGCCAGCCCCAACCGCAGGGACTCCAGGCCGGCTTCGCCCACCGTGGGCGCCCCCGCCTGCTGGATGGCCTGGGCAAACCACGCCTCCACCTTTGCCAGCACCCGCTCGATGCCGCCGTCCAGCTGGATGCTGGCCCAGCCCACCTGCGCCGGATCCAGGCCCATCCGTTCCATCTGGTGGCGCATGTAGTCATTGTGGGTCTTCTCGCAGCCGTGCTCCAGCAACAGGCAGTGGCGGACCATGGGATGGGTCAGATAGCCCAGCATGGTGCGCACGTAGAGCTCTTCGGAGGTGCCGCCGGAGTTGCCGCACCCTTCCGTGTGGGCCAGGGCCACAAAGCGGGAGAGGTGATGCTCCCGCCCCAGCCCCCGGCGATTGAGCCGCTGCGCAGCCATCTGGGCCACCTGCCCGGCACACAGGCTGGTGGGCAGGATCAGGCCCACCTGGTCGATGGCTTGCACCTCGTGGTGGCGGTAGGTGGTGAAGCGGATGCTCGACACCGAGGCGTCCGCAGGGCGGGGCGCCAGGGGGCGGATGGGCAGGCTCTGGCCAGCCTGGACCGGGGGCTGGCGCTGGAGCACCTCCTCCAGGCGGCTCCCCTCATCCAGCCGCCAGTCCCGCCAGATCTGGACCTGGGCATGGCCGGCCAGCTCGCCCACCGTCCGCCGGCCGGACGCCACCTCCACGGTGAGCTCCAGGGTCTGGGCGCCCAGCTCGTCCATGGGTGTGCCGTCCAGGTAGGCGCCGGCGTTGACGTCCATCTCCCGGCTCAGGAGCTGGTAGCGCCGGGTGGTGGT
The DNA window shown above is from Litorilinea aerophila and carries:
- a CDS encoding phosphatase PAP2 family protein, with protein sequence MSPDRSTRLPAQAENPIAPVRFLWRAWLPALLGVLVAAVVFATLAGDVWVQEVFPWDAPLMLAVHRHSAPWLDLVMLGVTQLGTYGAAAGALGVSFSLWRRRAWWRFWALWTSFGGGVLLNTALKLLFARPRPEVFPPLTLERSYSFPSGHTLAATTFYGFIGLLLWERGHRLSALLVMLAIPLVAFSRIYLGVHYPSDVLGALGLGIVWLTAVWFLYRWRQSTPGAGRRGQNGGGRPTDVGRNGTS